Genomic window (Corynebacterium simulans):
TTGAACTCTTGCAGGGATTAATTCGCAATCGTTGCATCAACGACGGCACCCCCGGAAGTGGCCACGAGTACCGCAACGCGAACCTGTTGGAAGAGTTCTTCGAGGGCTCGGGAGCGCAGGTGGAGCGCTTCGAGCCAGAACCCGGCCGCGTGTCGATCGCGTTTACAGTACCCGGCAGCAACCCCACAGCGGAACCGCTGACGATGCTCGGCCACATTGACGTAGTCCCCGTTGACGAGGACAAATGGACTCACGATCCCTTCGGTGCCGAGGTGGTAGACGGCGTTTTGTACGGCCGCGGGGTATTCGACATGCTCTTCATCACGGCGTCGCAAGCCGCAGCCACGCGCGAAACAGCCCGGCGCGCGCAGGCAGGCAACCCGCCAAAGGGAACAGTGACCTTCGTGGGACTCGCCGACGAAGAATCCGGCGGGAGGTTGGGCGCGCGCTGGATTTCTGAGAACCGACCCGACGCATTCTCTTGGAAGAACTGCCTCTCCGAGACTGGCGGCTCGCATCTGCCGGTGCGTGATGGCAGCGATGCTCTGGTTATCAACGTCGGTGAGAAAGGCATTTTCCAGCGTCGCCTCCATGCCACGGGGGATACGGGGCACGGCTCCCTTCCCTATGGAAAGTCTTCATCCATCCTCACACTGGCGGAGGCCGCCCGGCGCGTGGGCGCGTTGGCAATGCCGCCCGCCTATGACCACGTGTGGTCCTGGTTCGTGGAGGCGTTCCACTTCGATCCGGATACCACCGCCGCGCTTGTCGACGGATCCGCAGGGGACGCTACTTACGAGACTTTCGGTGAGCTAGCGGCGTTCGCACACTCATTTAGTCACACCAACATCGCTTTCACGGGGATTCATGGCGGTAGCGCCATCAACGTCATTCCCTCGAAGACTTATCTCAACCTCGACGTCCGGGCGCATCCGACGGATACCGCGGATTCTGTCGACGCCGCCCTCATTGCGGCGCTGGGGGACATGGCGGATGAGATAAGGATCGAGCATCTCAACAATGAGACCCCCTCGGCATCGCCTGCAGAAGGTCCGCTCTGGGATGCGATGGCTGCGACATTTGGCGAGTTCTTCCCAGAGGCATCAGTTGTGCCCGTCTATGCCTCGGGCGGCTCAGATCTGCGATTCGCCCGCCGCATGGGTGGTGTGGGCTATGGTTTCGCCCTGCATGCTCGCGCACGGGACTTAGCTAGCGCCAACAACGAGCTACATTCACATGACGAATGCCTCCACCTGGAAGACCTAGATCTTACGGTGAAGGCATACGATGCACTGGTTCAGCGCTTTTGTGGTTAAGAAACAGTGCGCCAGCGCCTGAATTTTCGGGCGGCGACAGTCGAACCTGCGCTGAGATTGGCCACAAGGTTTACCCCGGCGATCCGGAATACAGTCCCGACCGCGATAGCAACGGTGATGACGTAGGATGCGAGTCCCAGCCGGGCTAGACGTACCTATGATCCGGGTTAAGTAGCAAATACAGAACGAAGAAAGCCCCAGCTAAACATCGTTTAGCTAGGGCTTTGCGGTGGAGCCGCCGGGAATTGAACCCGGGTCCTTCGTCACCTCGCCAGGGCTTCTCCGTGCGCAGTTTGCACAGGATCTCTACTCGGCCCTCCGGCACGGGCAAACACGTTCCGGATGATGGGCCCAGTTGCTCTAGAAGTCCCCTTCTGGCCGAACAACAAACCAGAAAGGCAAGTTCCTTAGTCGATGCCAGGAACCAGGTCAGGAACTAAACCTGGGCTGACAGACACGCGTCGCTGAAATTAGGCAGCGAGGGCGTAGTCACGCTGAGAGTTCTTCTCTGCGTTTATTGGTTGCTGCGACGCTTACGGTGGTCTCCAGCCTGCACCGGCACGCTTCCCCTGGCTCAATGTACGAAGTCGAAACCAAGTCGACCCCATTAACCTACAGAGCGGGTATGTGCAATTCTCTGCGGTTTGATCAACGCTACTCCAACACCGGCTTAAGGCTCAAGTCCCCCGGCATAAACCTTATGTGGTTCATCGCTGCCCTATTGCGCATCCAGCCATTCTTTGAGAACCGTAGCGTGGTTTACCTCGCGGTCCTTGGCGGCGAAGATAAGCGTTACTGCGCCCTTTTCCGCGAGGCGGCGCAGGTTTTCCATATCTTCGGCGTCGTTCGCGTCAAGCTCAGACTTATAGCGCTTGGAGAACTCACCGAATGAATCCGCGTCGTGGTTCCACCACTTGCGCAGCTCAGGGCTGGGAGCTACGTCTTTGAGCCAATAGTCCGGCGCCAAGTCATCCTTGCTTATCCCGCGCGGCCAGAGCCTGTCCACGAGCACCGACTTGCCGGTTACTTTTGCATCGCCCTTGACGACGTCGTGTGCCTTTGCAGTATGAATCATGGCACCCAGGCTACGTCGTGGCGGCGCTTTAAGCGTTGATTCCCTTGATGCGGCGCCCCAGTTCGCGGGTGATTTCGCGGTCTTGATCGCGGCGCTTGATGGCCTCCCGCTTGTCGTAGTCCTGCTTACCCTGGGCAAGGCCCAACTCGCACTTGGCGCGGCCATCTTTCAGATAGACCTTGAGCGGCACCAGAGTCTTGTTGCCATCGCGCACCTGCCCCATGAGCTTGTCAATCTCACGGCGGTGCAGCAGCAGCTTGCGGGTGCGCTTTGGCGAGTGGTTTGTCCAGGTTCCCTGCGAGTACTCAGGGATGTGGAGGTTGCGGATATAAACCTCGCCGTCGTCGATGGTTGCGAACGCATCGACGAGCGAGATTTTGCCCTCGCGCATTGACTTGATTTCGGTTCCCACCAGGACCATGCCGCATTCGAGGGTATCGAGAATCTTGTAATCGTGACGGGCACGGCGATTGGTGGCTAGGGTCGTGTTGTTATCGACCGCTGCTTTCTTCTTTGCCTTCTTCGCCATAATTTCTACAACTATACGCGGTGCTTACTTGCGCACATAAGCGCGCAGGGTAATCTGCGCCGTCAGTGCAGCAAAAATCAGAGCGAATACACCCACGATAGGCAGAGCAACCCAAATGTCCGAGCTCTTAATCGGTGCCAGAAGCTGCGATTCGTAGAGATTCTTCAGCGAG
Coding sequences:
- a CDS encoding M20/M25/M40 family metallo-hydrolase, with the translated sequence MGLFNDTLELLQGLIRNRCINDGTPGSGHEYRNANLLEEFFEGSGAQVERFEPEPGRVSIAFTVPGSNPTAEPLTMLGHIDVVPVDEDKWTHDPFGAEVVDGVLYGRGVFDMLFITASQAAATRETARRAQAGNPPKGTVTFVGLADEESGGRLGARWISENRPDAFSWKNCLSETGGSHLPVRDGSDALVINVGEKGIFQRRLHATGDTGHGSLPYGKSSSILTLAEAARRVGALAMPPAYDHVWSWFVEAFHFDPDTTAALVDGSAGDATYETFGELAAFAHSFSHTNIAFTGIHGGSAINVIPSKTYLNLDVRAHPTDTADSVDAALIAALGDMADEIRIEHLNNETPSASPAEGPLWDAMAATFGEFFPEASVVPVYASGGSDLRFARRMGGVGYGFALHARARDLASANNELHSHDECLHLEDLDLTVKAYDALVQRFCG
- a CDS encoding DUF488 domain-containing protein; protein product: MIHTAKAHDVVKGDAKVTGKSVLVDRLWPRGISKDDLAPDYWLKDVAPSPELRKWWNHDADSFGEFSKRYKSELDANDAEDMENLRRLAEKGAVTLIFAAKDREVNHATVLKEWLDAQ
- the smpB gene encoding SsrA-binding protein SmpB; the protein is MAKKAKKKAAVDNNTTLATNRRARHDYKILDTLECGMVLVGTEIKSMREGKISLVDAFATIDDGEVYIRNLHIPEYSQGTWTNHSPKRTRKLLLHRREIDKLMGQVRDGNKTLVPLKVYLKDGRAKCELGLAQGKQDYDKREAIKRRDQDREITRELGRRIKGINA